From a region of the Deltaproteobacteria bacterium genome:
- a CDS encoding DUF4040 domain-containing protein → MILAFDLILLLFVYICAIGALMTRDLLSAVVILGAYSFLMCLLWTEMAAIDVAFTEASVSAGIGTVLMIGAVSKTKRRSKD, encoded by the coding sequence ATGATCCTGGCATTCGACTTAATCCTACTTCTTTTTGTCTACATATGTGCCATAGGGGCTCTTATGACAAGAGATCTCTTGAGCGCGGTCGTCATTCTTGGCGCCTATAGCTTCCTCATGTGTCTGCTTTGGACTGAAATGGCCGCCATTGACGTGGCCTTTACGGAAGCCTCTGTGAGTGCAGGTATCGGGACGGTGCTTATGATCGGAGCTGTGAGTAAGACAAAAAGGAGGTCAAAAGATTGA
- a CDS encoding pH regulation protein F, with product MTQFFLILGVGMCVLVLFCLYRATYGPNVLNRAAGISAIGTKTLIILLLMGVIYDRIDMFVDISMVYALLNFIGTVVLAKYLETSGEASC from the coding sequence ATGACTCAATTTTTCTTGATTCTGGGTGTGGGGATGTGCGTCCTGGTGTTATTTTGTTTATACCGGGCCACGTATGGACCTAATGTCTTGAACAGGGCTGCCGGAATTTCTGCCATCGGCACAAAGACGTTGATCATCCTACTCCTCATGGGCGTTATCTACGACAGGATAGACATGTTTGTCGACATCAGTATGGTATATGCCCTATTGAATTTCATAGGGACGGTGGTTTTGGCAAAATATCTTGAAACGAGCGGAGAAGCATCATGCTAG
- a CDS encoding monovalent cation/H(+) antiporter subunit G — MLVKDVICILLMLVGFFFFTTATLGLLRLPDFFARLHATGKGDTLAVLISLIGLAVYQGFSLTSAKIVFIAVFMFLAQPTATHAISRAAFRCGVQPWTLLEGGKK; from the coding sequence ATGCTAGTCAAAGACGTTATATGCATATTACTGATGTTGGTTGGTTTCTTCTTCTTTACCACGGCCACCTTGGGCCTGCTGCGTCTGCCCGATTTCTTTGCAAGGCTTCACGCCACCGGCAAAGGAGATACGCTCGCTGTCCTTATATCACTCATAGGGCTTGCCGTATACCAAGGGTTTTCACTGACCAGCGCAAAGATCGTTTTTATTGCAGTCTTTATGTTCCTGGCGCAACCCACAGCTACCCACGCTATTTCAAGGGCGGCGTTTCGGTGTGGCGTCCAGCCGTGGACCCTGCTGGAAGGAGGCAAAAAATGA